Sequence from the Plasmodium yoelii strain 17X genome assembly, chromosome: 10 genome:
atttatgttatattttattttttctattaatgGATATGAAATAGTTTTTTAAAGCAAAGAATGTTTTAGTTGGTTTATTATAATGtccatatatatgtgtataaaatatattggcAATATGCTTTAAATAGCAATATAAAAAGTTATTACGTATAACGTAAGATTTGCATTGAATCATTCTGATCACTTCATTAATTCAATTACAATAATGGTATTAAGATCAAATATCacttacaaataaataataagtgATGATAGTATTTGGAATAAATAATCGTTTAAATATATGGGATATCCCCCCAAATTTTAGTTTATAGATGATGTCCATGtttgtaaacaaaaaaaggtgataagtattaaataaaagATCTTCATAAGTAATAACagttttatttgtattattcaaaaaattaatacatatagatgcattataatattaaaagggataaacaaattatatacaaaGAAAAAGATATTCTCAAATCAAAAGATCATTTTATGATGGTAATTTAAAGCGGCCATTATGCATGGAAATAAATCTTCTAGTGTTATGgtgatgaaaaatatatgtttatttatgaAGTGAGAAATAATCTAAAGGTTTTCGACAATGCATGTTTATTAAATGGAACCATGTTCATCAAcctaagaaaaaaaacataaatggatgaatatataaaatgtttaaattttgtgggaattataaatatgtacatttattaaaaactatatattttttaacaattgttgaaataaattagtatattattaaaatctGTATACTGCTCATAGATTCGATATAGATGATATAAATACGGTCCTTTCTTTTTTCAACAATGTATCCAATTAAGTTAACAaacgttttttttatttttccatttctaATATCATCTTCAGAATCAATTTCAGCTTCGAATAAATTTgcattttctattattttgttttcaaaatattttttatttttacggTTGTGGTCAATTATATTTGCTGAAGCCATGACaattatagtttttttttctgatatctacaaaattaataaaaatgtatttgaataatatgagaattactatttataacGAAATAAAAGTAGAAAGTTTTGCTTACTTTAAATTTTGCAGCtaaagcataaaaatatttacggCGAGACCACGGCCATCTTCTGGAACGTTGTTGTATCATTACTAAATTTGGACTGTACACACGGacaattttttctaaaaaacatattataaaattgcatagatataattaaaatatcatGATTTTGAAGATATGGGaaagaataaataataacaataatatgttaattcgactaattatttatgttttgtatacttttaacagaggaattatttatatattggtCACTATCGGGATCCCATAACTCGTTTAGTATTTCATTATACTAATGGAAGCAAAgagaaatatatgtatataaattataatcattttttaatttcaatttgGTTTATAACATTTGATGTTGTTCGTTAATTGATACCTTATTCGGAccattaattatatattcagcttttataatttttgtattatctcgatgtttttttttataaaaaactatattcTTAGAATGGTTTGCACAACACCTTTTATAACCTTTACTTGTAGCATGATGTtctaattgttttaaagcgGCATTCATAAATTTGCACGCATTTATAGTTTCTTCGATATCGGTATATAATAggtgtttgtttttttgatatatttcttttgtattatcattgctaaaaatgaacatatttttaatgtgtacaaaaataaaattattgtatttataacatttCTGCAAAGACatacatttaatattttcacaatgaaatatataatatatatattgtagtATTTTCTTACACAGGATACGATTTTTTTGATTCGGATTTTGCATCTTTTTTTGGAACAAGCTCAGTTGCAAGggttttattattcacataTAGGGGTAtgattaaaagaaaaaaagcaatttgaatataaaacttaTTCATTTGGGAACtttacaaacaaaatatatattattattttttttaattaaaaattaataattcgAAAATCTGGAGATGTGTAATTAAAATTGAAGCAAAGAATTTTCTCcaataaagtataaaaaCTATTATTTAAACGGTAAATGTGTTCTTTTATCAGATTTataagtttaatatattttttatttaaataattcaaccACAAAACGACATCAATAACGGAAgttttcataaataatgaatatcaaaaataactttaattatataaatgatatgtttaatatatGGCATTATGAATacacaaattttatatttttataatttatcaaaCTAAATTTAAAGTTTATAAAGCAGTTCATTACGTATGGAAATACACATATACTTACATTAGTAAATAAAAGATCatagtaatattatattaattaatttagtATGAGAAATGCAGTTAATTCTCTATATTACTAATACTACTATAATAACAACATTTTTTACTTcataatgataaaatttatattatggtAATTACACATTTGTGATTTTTTATCActtttaatacaaattttactaaataagaCTTTTCTAGcaaaattgttaattttataaaaattatttattggtaTTAATATTGATGGCTATGCTTTTTGTAAatgaatacaaattataattttccttttaataataaaacaaagtataaagttaaaaaaaatacaaataaaatatgaagtaaaatatgaaataaaacgtgaaataaaatatgaaataaaataatgaaacataAAGTTGTAAAgtcaagaaatatataatgtaattaatttgttttttaattataatattcttaaTGGGTGggtgttaattttttatggGTCAAGGTTATGTTTGTGATTGATGTTTGATGATTGATTGTTTGTGGTTCTGGGATATTgtaattacattttttataattaaattttttataattacattttttataattaatttttttataattaaatatatttatgattgCGTATGCTAAATCTGGAGATGATGTGTAAATATACAACGAAAAAAGGGGTAGTGTggttaatatgaaataggtaattaatatgaaataggtggttaatatgaaataggtaattaatatgaaataggtggttaatatgaaataggtaattaatatgaaataggtaattaatatgaaataggtggttaatatgaaataggtgatcaatatgaaataggtgataatatttgtttgataaagtataatatatagatttaaaatgattaaaataatatattagatatacaaatattggttatatatgacaattgcctattatataaaacttgttaatgaggggctatattgaattatccacattataatatacaatgGATTTGTTTGTTCGatgaaaaattttatttagtaaaagttattttgatttaaattatattacggGAATATATGTTGTAATAATAGGATTATATGTGAGGGTGGGTATGAATTATAAGATGATTCATTTGTAACAATTGtctacaatataatataccttcatattaatatgtgtgtttttaagattaattaaacagatcactaatatataataggtagTG
This genomic interval carries:
- a CDS encoding fam-a protein, which gives rise to MNKFYIQIAFFLLIIPLYVNNKTLATELVPKKDAKSESKKSYPVNDNTKEIYQKNKHLLYTDIEETINACKFMNAALKQLEHHATSKGYKRCCANHSKNIVFYKKKHRDNTKIIKAEYIINGPNKYNEILNELWDPDSDQYINNSSVKKKIVRVYSPNLVMIQQRSRRWPWSRRKYFYALAAKFKISEKKTIIVMASANIIDHNRKNKKYFENKIIENANLFEAEIDSEDDIRNGKIKKTFVNLIGYIVDEHGSI